The Gossypium raimondii isolate GPD5lz chromosome 2, ASM2569854v1, whole genome shotgun sequence genome segment CCGACCctatatattaacatatattacaCTATAGCTTTGTTGCCCCGGCCCTAGCAAATCTTTGCATACGATGAACAAGTAATTGGGTGATGCATCTTCTCTCAATTACTCGTTTTAACCCCTAAGTCCACTTCGACTGCCTATTTATGATATTGATAGGCTAATGGATTTGGGATGCAAAAAGGAcgtgatatatatattaattatcacTAGTAATAACCAATAAGTTATTGCCTTATTATATGCATTAGATGTTATGTAAAATGTTACTGTCATATTATGGTTACTGAAAAAATAAAGTCAAAACTTCTCCCCTCGTATTAATTTGAAGCTGCCGACAAAGTCGTGTGATTAAAAAATACTTACAATTGGGTTTGGGGTTAGAAAAAGAATCTCTTCTCCAGCTGAAAATGCCATATACGTTTATCAATTCTCCAAGGTCATAACCTTCTAACTAATTAAGAAACTGGAGCTACCATAATTAAATTACAACAAGAGCATGAGCCccatataatatatgaaatagtAACAATCAGTGAAGCTCAAAGACGGCCCAAAGATGGCGGAGGCATCTGATGCCTGCCATGTGCGTTCACATGGTAGATATTTGAAATTCCAATTAATGCTCAATAAAGCCACCACTTTAGTTTATAGTGTATACCATGGATATTGCACACTCAGACCTACCCAATGCGTTGGTTATTCGTGGAAAAAGTTAATCTGTCTTGAACcatctattttctcttttcagtgtatgttttataatttataaggactatttctttttttagatTTTCCGAAAGTATAATGTGACAATATTTGTTTGTGAGATACAATTCATGTTCCGCCGTTTATAATGTAGAATAAACAATGCTGCCATTTTCTCTATATCAATGGCTCTGAACGAATTTCTAAATTTGGAGATCCAGAGCTGCTTGACAATCACCAAGATCTCACTTGGACTAACCTAGACATGAAAGAAAGGACTAGGGTTTTTTATGTCCTTATACTAAAGAATAAACCCTTTCtgtgtttttaaatttacatttccTTTGTGCTATTTCCAATCAGTGGTCAATAGATTCATTGCATTATACtatattttatccaaataaaaCCAAGGAACCAGTGTGCTAATTGAAATATCCTATGTACAACAACACAAGGAGAAAAGGCTATTGCAAAGCGCAAGTAGgcgaaagaagaagaagatttaGATAACATTTCGCTTTTTTCCCAACCACTAATTCATCATTAGGATCTATTTGAATTACTAACGAAAACGACTTCGATTCTGTAACACAGCGGACTACACTTTTTAACCATACATAACAACCCAAAACTCCatagaaatatatatagttGGGATAGTACCATGGAACATGATAACTTATCGGTTCCTAAGCAATGCCTTGAGCATTGTTGAACAAAAACCTCGAGACATAGGACCTGTTCCACCACCACAACCAAAACATGGAGTTGAAACGGAGTATTCGTATTCATGGTCTTCCTTGTCAGCCGCCCTTGAACCGGAGAGTAGTTCTCCCCTTGGTAACTCATTACCTGCATATAAGTTAGATGCACTTATTGGAGATGATGGCACGGAATACGCTCTTGGCCACGGTGACGATGAACGCGATGAAGAAGCCGACgaggatgatgatgaagaagaagcaGCAGGAGAAAGTTGCACACGAGGTTTTCTCCTGAGACGCTTAGGGAAGATGGTATTAGGAAGTTTAGGCTTTGAGTGCTGTTTAACAGATGTTCTTTTGGGAGTGGCATAAAAGTAGGAAGGTGGGGGCGTTAGAGGAGGGAGGCGGGGGATTTCACAAGACTTGACTTTAGGCGTGCCAGGTTCTGACTCCCAATTGAATGGAATTGCCACCGTTGCTCCCTCATGGTAATCTTCACAAGACACCACCCCTCTGCTTGAACGTCTGGTGAAGAAATAAGAGCTGCCTGTTTGCATTTTTGGCCACTTTTGATTTGTGTAGATGAATGAAGGAGAAACGAGTGAAGTAGAGCTATATATGGCTGAGTAGGAACTGGTATTCTACATGGTTTATGATGAATATCATgggattattattttaataattgtgaAGTTGACAAGTTctacatttcaattttataataagGAAATGACTCAGATCATTACATCTCAacccaaccaaaaaaaaataaaacaacagaTTGGAAAAAAGGTGATGTGAGGCCACAGATTAGTGAATGCATATTAAGATGATAAAAAGACGACATTAAAACTGCCTACCCTTGCCATTATTCATTATTGTTGactaaacccaaaaataaataatatggaATTATGGATCACTAATCATCTCATGTGCGGGATGCACATTCTACATTAATTACCATTGCATCATGTTCTCTTGAATAGAATAGATCGGAGGTATGAATTTTGCATATGCTTTCCCCCCTTTCATTGGTATTTTTGGCCATGTATGTTATATATGTTGAGACAAGAAACGAAGCATGATCTGTTTATTTATATTCCATTAATGTATATAATGACATTTTAGAGTTCTCCATTTCCTTAAATTCCATTGGACAGAATACCATTATCCATCATAATATTCCAAGGAGGCATTGCATAGGATACTTAGGATAGTCcttaaacaaaaagtaaaaatgaagtAGCACTTCTCCCATTAATGGTGTATTCAGTAATAAGCATGTGCCATACCAACGGAGGAAAGTCAATAAGAAGAGCAAATTAAGAATGGCATCCAAAATGTATGCTAAGCTAAGCTAGGAAAGGCAAGGGTTCTAGGGGTAATTAATTACTACAAAAGAACAATATGTTATGATTACCACACACCTAATCAACATAAAGATCCATCTGAAGCTTTTACTAGCTCGTTATTCATTTGTAAATGAACAATGTGGTGTAGCACAGTGAGGGCGATCACTGTCCTTAAATTTCAAGACTATCTGGCAAACTGAATTGGGACTGGGAGTAGTACTCATCTAGCCTGGAAATTGTAATCAAAGGAGATAGATATCATCAATTGCTGCAGTTAATGGACTCAGCTTGTACAATAATCTTTAACTATGGCAATCCATCATGAGGTTCAACTTTTTATTGTATTCAGTAGTTAGTTGGAAATTGTTATGAAAACGATGGTGTGTTTATGCGTAGCGGTATGAGCAGGGATTTCCAAGCTCTTCAATGAACTGAGTTAACTGCCTTAATTTACTTCATCTTTTCGCTAATTAATCCTCATTACAAAAACAGATTacttgaatgaaaaatatattatacccAACAgtgtaaaaaaagaaatagttattttcattttattattatttttgataagCATTGATACTCATTTCATTCATCAAAGGCCAGTAGGCCACCATACACCGGAAATAAATCAAGGCAAAGTGCAGCCTAAACAACTAATTACAATCTAAAGGGGTATAATCACATAATGGATTGCTGTTGAAATATTTGAAGTTGTTAAAATGTGCTAATGAAAGTGACCATTTCATTCACCACTATGACAAGATAATAGCTTTCCATATTTAGAAGattgataaattattgaatCAAAACTTTGGCCTGTATTGATATTGTAGAATGATTCAAGCTCATTCATGAAGATCAATTCGCTTAGAGAAACATAACTAAAAGAGCGGGTCGGATTGACTATACCAAATCCCTTGGATCAAGGAAGTTGAATCGGATTGAAAATTGAAGACTTATATGCTAACAGTTCATTTTACTTTGGTCattgaatattaaattgtatttagcTAATATAGTTGTTGCTTAGAAGGGATTCTGATTGATCTTAATTATGTTAGCAAGTCtaaaaaaatcttatataaTTGAGAGACTTGTATAGATTGATATATTGATAGATTGATGTATTTACTTTTTTAGAGCACTTATCTTTTCATATAGGAATGTTACTTGTAAGAATGCATTTGTGAGTATGGTTGATTTTACAGGCTAAGTTCTAAGGGAGAAATTTTAGTAGTGAGAGATCCAATCTTTGAAATACAAGAGTGATGATTCTTCACTAGATGTGTTAGAACTAGGATTACTGGTTGTATTTGTTTCAAGGATAGTGAATTCATCTCACTGAGCTAGGCTCCACAGACATAGGGAAACCAAACTGCATAAATAACTTTGTTGTTCATGTTTTCATTGTGCTTGTCGCAATTTTTACAGAAGTGCCCACTTCCACAATCACTTGTACTTATTATTTGTTTCTTGTAGACTTAGCAATTGTTTCAGGTCAATAATTGATATAAGAGCCTCCTACATAACATAGCTAGTGGAGATTCCTGGTGTTGCTAACTACAAGTTATGGAAGGATCAACCATTCGTCCTCTAATGTTGAAGATTGGTCATTATGCCTACTGGAACACACATATGAAAACCTACATCAAATCCATTGATGATGAGGCTTGGCATTCAATTCTTATAGGATAGGAGACTCCTATGATTGACATTAAAGATGGATGAGTAGCTAAGCTCAAAGTAAAATAGACAACTGAAGAAGAATGACTTGCCAATGACAACTCCAAAGCATTGTTCGCCATCTTCTGTAGTGTAGATCTGCAAGAGTTCAAGAGAATTGCAAAGTGTGTCATTTCCAAAATAGCTTGGGATGTTCCACATGCTGGCCATAAAGGAACTAACACTGTCAAGCAATCTAAAATGTAGAGGTTGGGCTCCAAATTTGAAACCTTGATGATGCAAGAACAAAGACAACAGGAGAATTCTATGCAAAACTCTATGATCTGTCAAATCAGACATTTCCTTTGGGTGAAAATATTTCAATGCCAAGCTTATCAGGAAACTACTAAGATCTCTTCCTGAAAGATTCTTTATTAAAGTCACTGTTATAGAGAAGACTAAAAACCTTGAGAGGTTGGCAATCGATGAACTCCTTGGTTCTTAACAAACTTTCGAAATTGATTTTGATGAGGCCAAACACAACAAGACAAAGGATAAGAGAAATTTTGCTCTCCAAATGGGAGAGGAAGTGCCAACTTCCCATAATACTACGATTGAAGAAATTTGGAAGCAAATCGTGTTACTTACACAAAACTTCAACAAGGCTTTTAAAAAGCAATCaatgaggaaaaagaaatttgagtCTATCACGAATGTACCCAAAAATAAATCCAATATGTGATCATCAAGGAAGAATTTGTAAAAGATAAGAA includes the following:
- the LOC105789897 gene encoding uncharacterized protein LOC105789897, which translates into the protein MQTGSSYFFTRRSSRGVVSCEDYHEGATVAIPFNWESEPGTPKVKSCEIPRLPPLTPPPSYFYATPKRTSVKQHSKPKLPNTIFPKRLRRKPRVQLSPAASSSSSSSSASSSRSSSPWPRAYSVPSSPISASNLYAGNELPRGELLSGSRAADKEDHEYEYSVSTPCFGCGGGTGPMSRGFCSTMLKALLRNR